A region of the Porphyrobacter sp. YT40 genome:
GGGAGAGCCGGCGCGACCGAGTTGGGGCCGATATAATCCTTATAGTCGTTGTAGAAGACTGCGGCCGACAGCGAGAGCGCGCGGGTCGAATATTTGGTCCCGGCCTCGTACGTCCAGGCGGAGTCGCCCTTGTAGGTCCGGAATGGCGCGTTGGGGGCGTTGAAGCCACCGCCACGATAACCGCGCGCCACCGAGGCGTAGCTCATCATGCTGGTGTTCCAGTGACGGGTCACGGTCAGCTTGGGCTGGACCTGATCCGATTTGAGGCTGGCATCGGGGAGCGCCGCCCCATTGACGGTGCCCGAAGCCTTGCGGCTTTCATGGTCGTACCGCAGGCCGAGGGCCACTTCCCAATCGATGTTGGGCTTCCAGAATAGCGTGCCGAACGCGGCGTAGGTATTTCCCACGCGCTTGTCGGTCTGCCGTACCACGGCATTTCCGGCGATGACGATAGTGCGCGCCAGCGAGTCCGAGGTCGTTTCGCGGCTGTAGAACAGGCCGAACAAGGTCGAGATCTGGTCGCTCAAGTCGCTTTCGAGGCGAAGCTCGGTCGTTGTCGTGCGCAGGCGGTCGCGGCTGTTGTCGCGGACCGCGTTCAGCGGGCTGAAGTCGGCGTCCGAGTCCGGCGAAACGGTGTTGCGCAGGTCATAGGCTGCCTGAAGGGTCAGCTTGCTGGCGAGTGCTTCGATCGGGGTTTCGATCTTCGCATTGACGCCACGATATTTGTAATTGGCGACACCCAACGCGTTGAACTGGTTGGTGCGCAGATAGTCGGTCGGGCCGGTGACGCGGGCATAGGGGCCATTGGTGCCTTTCACCCAGTCATAATAGCCGCCGATGGTGATCGTCAGGTCTTCGGTTGGCGTCGCGCGGATGGTGGCGTTGATCGAGTCGGTGTTGAACTTGTTCGACTTGCCGCCGATTATGACGTTGTTGATGAAGCCGTCCTGTTCGCGGTGCGACCCGGCGACACGGACCGCCAGCTTGTCTTCGACGATCGGTCCGGCCACCGAAGCGCCGACCTGCCAGGCGTTGTCGGGGCCGGCATAGCTCGCCATGCCGCGCGCTTCGAAGACGTTGCCCGGCTGGCGGGTAATGACGTTGATCGCGCCGCCGAGCGTATTCTTGCCGTAGAGCGTGCCCTGCGGGCCGCGCAGCACCTCGATCCGTTCGACGTCGTTCAGCGGGTTGTTGAGATAGGCGGTGTTGGGACGATAGATGCCGTCGACAAACAGGCCGACACCCGGCTGCACGGTGCTGACGATGGTGACGCCGACGCCGCGGATCGACACGATGGCGCGGCCGGCACCATCGCTGTTGATGTTCAGACCCGGCGACAGAAGGGCTGCCTCGCGGACCGAGTTGATGCTGCGCTTCGCCAACACGTCGCCGGAAACGGCGGTCACCGCGACCGGAACGTCGAGAAGGGTTTCGTTGCGCTTGCGGGCGGTGACGATGATGTCCTGATCGCCGGTCGCTTCCTCGGCCGCGGCGGGGGCGGCCTGCTGCGCGACGGCCGACGAGGCGGCGAGCGCGACGAACGCACATCCCGAGACGAGCATGGTGGTGAAGCGCATCTGTGGTCCTCTCCTGAAACGCGCCGACCTTTGATGATCTGGCGCCAACCAATGAAGAGGACCTATCCGATAGCTTACCTTTCAGAAAAGTCCTGATGCACCGCCGGCTTTGCCGATCGGCTCGGACAATTGACCGGCCCGATCAAGTGTCTGAAATCAAGGAAGAAAGGTCGCCGCCGGCAGGCGTGGTTCGGAACGGGCGAGTCCGTCCGAAATCGAATAGACCAGCCTTTTCTCGCGGTCGAACGGCGACCAGGGCAGGTTGCCGTCGCGGGCGAAGTCGACCCAAAGCCGATGCATGCGATCGGCGAGCTGCTGCGGCGGGGCTTCCCCGACCAGGCCCTGCGCGCCCGTCGCGGTCGCGAGCGTGTCGAACACGAAGGGCAGTTCGACCGCGTGGCAGGAGCCGAGCTCGCCCTTGAAGGCGGGCGAGCGCCAGTCGAACTCGTACATATGCGTCCGGCCCTGATGCTCCTCGGCGAAACGGCGCGCGGGCCAGCGGAAGACGAGGTCGTTCATCGCGTCGGTCAGCGCCTGTCCGGGCTTCACGCCATGCTTCCCCAGGCCATAGGCCTTGAGCACCCTGCGCGCGCCCGGTTGCGATCGGCTGAGCAGGAATGTCGCGAGCAGGCCACCGATCTTGTCGCGCACCCCGGAGGGGACGAGGAAGAGATTCATCTCCTCCGCATTGGTGCCGATCAGGACCTCGACATCGCTCCCCGCGCCGCGCCGCAAAGCTTCGAGCGGTTGGAGCGGAAGGACGTCGTCGCCATGGACGGGCACGAAGCGACTGAGGCCGAACATCGGCTCATGCCCCCTCGAATCGCGCAGGTCGATCCGCGCGGTCGGCGCCGATATCTGCTCGACCGCGTCGAGCGCATCGCCCGGCGCCACGCTGGCGAAGCCGGCCCGGTCGGGCGTCACCCGCAGCAGCTTGGCCAGCTTCTTGACCAGTCGCTGCATCACCGGGATCTCGCGGGTCATGCCGGCATGGCCGCTCTGGATGATAGCGCGGCGGAACAGGCCTTTGGCGAGCGGGGAAGCGATCAGGTCGGCGATCGCCATGGCGCCCGCGGACTCGCCGAACACCGTGATATTGCGCGGATCGCCGCCGAATGCCGCGGCATTCGCGCGCACCCACTGCAGCGCTGCGATCATGTCGCGCAGGCCCAGATTGGTGGGCACGCCCGGGATTGGAAGGAAGCCGTCGATGCCCATGCGGTAGTTGATCGCGAAACAGACCAGACCGGCGCGGGCGAAGGCGGCGCCGTCGCTGATCGACACGTCCTTGCTGCCGATCACGAAGCCGCCGCCGTGGATCCACACCATCACCGGCCGGCCGCCGCCATTGGCCTCGGGCGTCCAGATATTGGCCGACAAATAATCGTCGCCCTGAACCCAGCCGCTGCCGATCAGCGGTGTGACGTCGAGGCCGGGGAATGCCTTGACCCGATGGGGGGCGTTGGGGCCGGGGTCGACCGCGTCGCGCACGCCTTCCCAGGGTTCGGCGGGCGCGGGGGCGGCGAAGCGACGGTCGCCCACCGGCGCGGCCGCATAGGGAACGCCGCGGAAGCGGCGAACGCCCGCTTCGATTGTTCCCCGCACCGTTCCAGCGGTCGTGTCGACGATCGCTCTAGCCATCATGATCTCCTGCACATTTTCGTTCTACCTAACGCATATACGCACCACGGTGCCCGCTATTGCAGTGTGCAGACCGGCTCAATCTGGATGCGCCCCGTCTTGCGGGCCGGAACTTCGGACGCTCCCCGGCGTCGAACGGCGGGACGCTAGGCTCGTTTCGGGCACCGCTTGAAATTGCGGGTCCGCGTTTCCTTATTACGGGGGAGCGGCCGTGCCCCACGGCACACCCCCGGCCGCCGAGAGAGGACGTCACATGAATTCTGGCCGATCGCGGGATTGGATGTGGGCGGAAGCCGTCGACCTGATCGACCGCGTGCAGCGCCTGCATCAGCAGGCCTTCGCCCCGTCGCGGGCGAGCGGCGGCGCGCCCAGTTGGGAGCCGCCGGCCGACATGCTCGAGACCGAGGGCGAACTGCTCGTGCTCGTCGCGCTGCCCGGGGTCGACCTCGACCAGACCGAGGCGTTCATCGACGACGGCGTGCTGGTCGTCCGCGGCTACCGGATCCTGCCTCCCGAACTGCGCATCGCCAAGATCCATCGGCTCGAACTCCCGCAAGGCCGGTTCGAACGACGCCTGCCGCTGCCGCCGGGCCGCTATGACTCGGTTCGCCGGTCGAGCGTGCATGGATGCCTGCTCGTGACGTTGAACAAGGTGAATGGAGGGCTGCGGCGATGACCGACCTGGCCGACAGCAAGACGATCGAGGCGCAGGAGGCACGGACCGACGCCGGTCCCCGCCTGCCCGAACTTCCCGCCGACGCGATGATCATCGTGCCGGTCCGCAACTTCGTGATGTTCCCCGAGGTGGTGATGCCGCTGGCGATCGGCCGGCCGGTGTCGATCAACGCGGCGCAGGCGGCGGTTCGCGAGAGCCGCCCCGTCGGCGTGCTCGCCCAGCGCGACGCCGACGCCAAGGAGCCCGGTCCGCTCGACATGCACCGCATGGGCACCATCGCCAATGTGCTGCGCTACATCACCGGGCCCGACGAGACCCATCACCTGATCGTCCAGGGCGAGACACGCTTCCGCGTCGTCGAATTCCTCGACGGCTGGCCGTTCCTCGTCGCCCGGATCGAGCGCATCGAGGAGCCCGCACCCGAGGGCAACGAGGTCGAGGCGCGCTTCATCAACCTGCGCAACCAGGCGCTGGAGACGGTGGGGCTGCTGCCGCAGGCGCCGCAGGGCCTGGCCGACGCGATCCGCACGATCGCGGCGCCCGGCGCGCTGGCCGACCTGACGGCGGCCTATCTCGATATCGGCGCCAACGAGAAGCAGGACATATTGGAGACGGTCGCGCTGCAGCCGCGCCTCGACAAGGTCATGGCGCTGCTCGCCCAGCGGCTCGAGGTGCTGCGCCTGTCGGCCGAGATCGGCAAGGGCGTGCAGGAGAAGCTCGGCAACCGCCAGCGCGAGCATCTGCTGCGCGAGCAGATGGCCGAGATCCAGCGCCAGCTCGGCGAGGACGAGGGCAATTCGGCCGAGATCGCCGAACTCAGGGAAGCCATCGCCGGAGCCGGCATGCCCGAAGAGGTCGAGAAGCAGGCCACGAAGGAGCTGCGCCGGCTGGAGCGCATGCCCGACGGCGCGGCCGAGCACGGCATCATCCGCACCTATCTCGATTGGCTGACCGAACTGCCCTGGGCGCTGCCCGCGCACAAGGACATCGACATCGCCGAGGCGCGGGCCCAGCTCGACGCCGACCATTATGGGCTGGAGAAGATCAAGAAGCGGATCATCGAATATCTCGCGGTCCGCAAGCTGGCGCCTGAGAGCAAGGCGCCGATCCTGTGCTTCGCGGGCCCCCCGGGGGTCGGCAAGACCTCGCTCGGCCAGTCGATCGCCAAGGCGATGGGGCGCGAGTTCGTCCGCGTCAGCCTGGGCGGCGTCCATGACGAGGCCGAGATACGCGGCCACCGGCGCACCTATATCGGCGCGCTGCCGGGCAACATCATCCAGGCGATCCGCAAGGCGGGCACGCGCGACTGCGTGATGATGCTCGACGAGATCGACAAGCTGGGCCGCGGCGTCCAGGGCGATCCGTCGGCAGCGATGCTGGAGGTTCTCGACCCCGAGCAGAACGGCACCTTCCGCGACAATTATCTCGGCGTGCCCTTCGATCTCAGCCGGGTCGTGTTCATCGCGACCGCCAACATGCTCGACACCATCCCCGGACCGTTGCGCGACCGGATGGAGGTGATCTCGCTCCCCGGCTACACCGAGGAGGAGAAGCTCCACATCGCCCGCCGCTATCTGGTCGGCCGCCAGCTCGAGGCGAACGGGGTGAGCGCCGAGCAGGTCGAGATCGACGATGCCTCGCTGCAGGCGATCATCAGCTTCTACACGCGGGAAGCCGGCGTGCGGAACCTGGAGCGCGAGATCGGCAAGGTGATCCGCCACGCGGCGGTGCGCATCGCCGAGGGCAGCGACACCCATGTCAAGATCGGCGAGAAGGATGTCGTCGAGGTTCTCGGCGGCCATATCTTCGAGGGCTCTGTTGCAAAAATCGTGAAGCTTGAGCATGCTTGGCGGAGATTGGACGGACGGAACGATGACGGATTTCAAGTGGCGCCATTTCCAGGGTGATGTGATCCTGTGGGCGGTGCGCTGGTATTGTCGCTATCCGATCAGCTATCGCGACCTTGAGGAAATGCTGGCGGAACGCGGCATTTCGGTCGACCATACGACGATCTATCGCTGGGTCCAGTGCTACGCCCCGGAGATGGAGAAGCGGCTGCGCTGGTTCTGGCGGCGTGGCTTTGATCCGAGCTGGCGCCTGGATGAAACCTACGTCAAGGTGCGGGGCAAGTGGACCTACCTGTACCGGGCAGTCGACAAGCGGGGCGACACGATCGATTTCTACCTGTCGCCGACCCGCAGCGCCAAGGCAGCGAAGCGGTTCCTGGGCAAGGCCCTGCGAGGCCTGAAGCACTGGGAAAAGCCTGCCACGCTCAATACCGACAAAGCGCCGAGCTATGGTGCAGCGATCACCGAATTGAAGCGCGAAGGAAAGCTGGACCGGGAGACGGCCCACCGGCAGGTGAAGTATCTCAATAACGTGATCGAGGCCGATCACGGAAAGCTCAAGATACTGATCAAGCCGGTGCGCGGTTTCAAATCGATCCCCACGGCCTATGCCACGATCAAGGGATTCGAAGTCATGCGAGCCCTGCGCAAAGGACAGGCTCGCCCCTGGTGCCTGCAGCCCGGCATCAGGGGCGAGGTGCGCCTTGTGGAGAGAGCTTTTGGCATTGGGCCCTCGGCGCTGACGGAGGCCATGGGCATGCTCAACCACCATTTCGCAGCAGCCGCCTGATCGGCGCAGAGCGACAGCCTACCTCTGACTGCCGCCAATCTTTGCAACAGAGCCGCTGGTTCATCGATCGTGCAAACGCGCTGACGGTCGTGGCCATGACCAACACGGCCTTTGAGGGTATGTCGGGGAAGTTCGTGTCCGACATCCGGGACGCCGTCTACAACTGATCCCCGCAAGGAATCCGCGACCGGCCGGCGTAAGCCGGCCGCGCCGCAGCGAAAATGCGGAGGCGCCGCGTCGATCGCGGCGGCCAGATCACAAATCGTTGCGGTGGCTCCAGTCGATGATCCCGTCGATACAAGCGCTGAGATGTTCGGGCTGGCCCTGGTAGAAATGGGTCGCGCCCTTGATGCTCACAAATTCCTTGTTCGCAACGGTGAGCGCGTTGTGAATGATCGGATTATGGCTCGCGGGAACCGCGTCGTCCGCTTCATTCTCGATCTGCAGCACAGGGGTCCGATGGATCTTTGTCGCGTTAACGGCAGCCTTGGAGTTGGATAGGTCGTAGGACCATTGCGACAGCCACGAGCGCAGGGTTGAGAATCGCGCCAAACCAGCGGGTCCCACGTTCACCGTGCGTGGATTGCCAAGATAGGATGCCCCCGGCGCGCGTCCATTGGGGTCGATCGTCGGATCAATCCAGCGCACGTCGCACATCGTGCGGTGCGTGACGAAGGCGCGTTCGGTTTCGCCGTCGTTGCGACGACGGAGCGTGGCAAGCATTTCCTCGGCCCAGGCGGTAATTCTGCGATTGCGGGCCCGCTGCCTCTCGCGGAAGGCGGCGATGAAGTCAGCGGTGAATGGTGGTTTGTTCGGGCAGTCCGGACTATAGATATCGAATTCGAGATCGCGCGTGTCCGGGTCGAATTCGTCGATGACGGAGGGGTCAAGCCATTCGGTCAGCACTTCCGCCCGGCTGAGGTGGGCGGCGATTAAGACTATTCCGTCAACCCGCTGCAGCCGCGCTGCTGTCAGGTCATAAAGGTCGCCGGCGGGCGTGTGGGTGATTGTCGGATGTTCAGACTGGGCCGCATAAAACAGCGATAGCGAGCCGCCGCCCGACCATCCCACCAGGATCACCTTTTCATAACCCAGCGACTCGCGCGCGTGGCGCACCCACTGGCCCATGTCGTAGGCGACCTTTTCCATAATCAGCGCACTATCGTTTCTCGGGTAGCGACTCGACGCGCAAAGTACGTGCAACCCCGCATCGGCAAGCACCTCAGGCATTGGGAGCAGCTGGGCCGTGGCTGTGGGGTGCATGAACAAATAGACCGCCTTAGATGGCCGCGCTCTCTGCCGGAACAGCTGGCCTTCCAGCTCGGTCGTGCCCTCGGCGCCCGCAAAACTGTAGGTCTCCGTCATCCCCGGTTGATCGCGGAAGCGAACGATTTCGGGAAGGCGATCCCATAGCGCCTTTGTCGGCAATCCTCTCTCCATGGCCATATCCTTAGTTATCTAACTATAATTGCGTATTACCGTACTCCAGTCAAGGGAAGGGCTTCCCATGCGAAGGGGCGCGCACTGAGCAACCATCCCCTCCCCTGTTTGCCCAAATAGGTAGCGGTTTTCCGTTGTCCTCGGTCACGATAGGTACGTTTTTAGGGCGGTACAGCCTATAGAGGGTCGTGCGGCTGAGCGCAACAGGAAAGTGTCGTAAGGGGCATTATTTCCTTTCAAAAGTCCCATTCGGAATTAGGTTGGCGTAGCGGTCTGAGGCCGCCGTTTGCGACGGCGTCAGGCACGGAGAAGTCGTAGCGGCCGAGGAAATTGATGTGACGCCAAGATATCGGCGAGAGCCGAGCGATATCGGCGGGCAGCGGCGGCGTCCCGGCCTCGCTGAGTTGGCGCACGGTTTCCTGCATGTAGACAGCGTTCCAGTGGACGATGGAGTTGAGGGCCAGACCGAGGACCCCAAGCTGCTCCTCTTGGCCCTGACGCAGAGGGCTTCTGATTTCGCCCCGATCGCCGTGATGGACGCGCCGACCGAGCTTGTGGCGCAATTCCTGCCGGTTGAGCTGAAACAATATTCGTCGC
Encoded here:
- a CDS encoding TonB-dependent receptor, which translates into the protein MRFTTMLVSGCAFVALAASSAVAQQAAPAAAEEATGDQDIIVTARKRNETLLDVPVAVTAVSGDVLAKRSINSVREAALLSPGLNINSDGAGRAIVSIRGVGVTIVSTVQPGVGLFVDGIYRPNTAYLNNPLNDVERIEVLRGPQGTLYGKNTLGGAINVITRQPGNVFEARGMASYAGPDNAWQVGASVAGPIVEDKLAVRVAGSHREQDGFINNVIIGGKSNKFNTDSINATIRATPTEDLTITIGGYYDWVKGTNGPYARVTGPTDYLRTNQFNALGVANYKYRGVNAKIETPIEALASKLTLQAAYDLRNTVSPDSDADFSPLNAVRDNSRDRLRTTTTELRLESDLSDQISTLFGLFYSRETTSDSLARTIVIAGNAVVRQTDKRVGNTYAAFGTLFWKPNIDWEVALGLRYDHESRKASGTVNGAALPDASLKSDQVQPKLTVTRHWNTSMMSYASVARGYRGGGFNAPNAPFRTYKGDSAWTYEAGTKYSTRALSLSAAVFYNDYKDYIGPNSVAPALPSGLVKVDLNSGDVESYGVELEGLVRPTQQWTISGSLTFQPDIMFSLSSDYAVPIGDDTLTFSADVQGKGKRLAGTLNETTPTFLKGYALVNGSITYKTGPFELAIFGNNLLNKKYFESYIEKTASLLAGLPAASDLGIIGDRRRYGVRASFKY
- a CDS encoding carboxylesterase family protein yields the protein MMARAIVDTTAGTVRGTIEAGVRRFRGVPYAAAPVGDRRFAAPAPAEPWEGVRDAVDPGPNAPHRVKAFPGLDVTPLIGSGWVQGDDYLSANIWTPEANGGGRPVMVWIHGGGFVIGSKDVSISDGAAFARAGLVCFAINYRMGIDGFLPIPGVPTNLGLRDMIAALQWVRANAAAFGGDPRNITVFGESAGAMAIADLIASPLAKGLFRRAIIQSGHAGMTREIPVMQRLVKKLAKLLRVTPDRAGFASVAPGDALDAVEQISAPTARIDLRDSRGHEPMFGLSRFVPVHGDDVLPLQPLEALRRGAGSDVEVLIGTNAEEMNLFLVPSGVRDKIGGLLATFLLSRSQPGARRVLKAYGLGKHGVKPGQALTDAMNDLVFRWPARRFAEEHQGRTHMYEFDWRSPAFKGELGSCHAVELPFVFDTLATATGAQGLVGEAPPQQLADRMHRLWVDFARDGNLPWSPFDREKRLVYSISDGLARSEPRLPAATFLP
- a CDS encoding Hsp20/alpha crystallin family protein — encoded protein: MWAEAVDLIDRVQRLHQQAFAPSRASGGAPSWEPPADMLETEGELLVLVALPGVDLDQTEAFIDDGVLVVRGYRILPPELRIAKIHRLELPQGRFERRLPLPPGRYDSVRRSSVHGCLLVTLNKVNGGLRR
- a CDS encoding IS6-like element IS6100 family transposase, which produces MTDFKWRHFQGDVILWAVRWYCRYPISYRDLEEMLAERGISVDHTTIYRWVQCYAPEMEKRLRWFWRRGFDPSWRLDETYVKVRGKWTYLYRAVDKRGDTIDFYLSPTRSAKAAKRFLGKALRGLKHWEKPATLNTDKAPSYGAAITELKREGKLDRETAHRQVKYLNNVIEADHGKLKILIKPVRGFKSIPTAYATIKGFEVMRALRKGQARPWCLQPGIRGEVRLVERAFGIGPSALTEAMGMLNHHFAAAA
- a CDS encoding alpha/beta fold hydrolase, with product MERGLPTKALWDRLPEIVRFRDQPGMTETYSFAGAEGTTELEGQLFRQRARPSKAVYLFMHPTATAQLLPMPEVLADAGLHVLCASSRYPRNDSALIMEKVAYDMGQWVRHARESLGYEKVILVGWSGGGSLSLFYAAQSEHPTITHTPAGDLYDLTAARLQRVDGIVLIAAHLSRAEVLTEWLDPSVIDEFDPDTRDLEFDIYSPDCPNKPPFTADFIAAFRERQRARNRRITAWAEEMLATLRRRNDGETERAFVTHRTMCDVRWIDPTIDPNGRAPGASYLGNPRTVNVGPAGLARFSTLRSWLSQWSYDLSNSKAAVNATKIHRTPVLQIENEADDAVPASHNPIIHNALTVANKEFVSIKGATHFYQGQPEHLSACIDGIIDWSHRNDL